TATCGTGAACATTTACGGCGCTATCAACCTTTCGAGGTATTTGCCTGACAGACGTGACCTGAACAGAAGTTTCCCGGGTCATTCCACGGGAGCACTTGCCTCACGTCTGGCAAAGACCTTTTTTGATGAGATCGTATCCAAATGCGATCTGGGGATCGACCTGCATACGGCGAGTATCCATAAGGACAATCTTCCCCAGGTGCGTACCAATATCAACAATGAACATACGTTGAGCCTTGCCTATGCATTCGAAGCACCGGTGATACTGCATTCGGAGTTAAGGGACGGATCTTTGCGTGCTGTGGCACAAGACAGAGGGATACCTATACTGCTGTATGAGGCAGGAGAAGCATTGAGACTGGATGAAAAGTCGATAAAGATCGGTGTCAAAGGCATTATTAATGTACTCAGAGCCAACGAGATGTTACCGGTGCGAGTCAAAAAAAGCAGTCGTATCAAGCCTGTCCTGACAAAAAACAGCAAATGGATACGTGCGCACGAAAGTGGTATGATACAAACCATGAAACAATTAGGTACTGTAGTGGAAGAGGGTGATATCATTGCACGTATTCATTCACTGTTTGATGATCAAAGCTATGAAGTGACAGCACCTTTTGATGGTATTATCATAGGGAAAACTCAAATTCCTCTTATTCATGAGGGAGATGCAGCTTTTCATATCGCAGCACTGAAAGATATTCAAATCGCTGAAGAGCGCATGGAGCCTTTCCATCAGGATGAGACACTGATGGAAATTCCAATAGTAGATGAGAGGATCGTATAAAAATGACTATATTGAGACTTAGGAATGTGAGATGCATGAAGAAATCATAGAAAAACTGCGTAAAGAGAATGCGCTTTTACGCCAAACTCATACGGAAGCCGATATATATTATACCAGGATGAAAGAGTTGGAGATATATCAGGCGCAATTGGTCAAACTGCTTACGCATATAGAAGAAAAGTCCCAGAAGGTGATCGTACTCTTTGAAGGAAGAGATGCGGCAGGGAAAGGAAGTCTTATAGGCAGTATAGCCCAGTACCTGAATCCAAAGCACTGCCGTTCCGTGGCCCTTGGTAAACCTACGGATGAGGAGAGATCGCAATGGTATTTCCAAAAATATATCAAGCATTTCCCACGTGGGGGAGAGTTGGTACTTTTTGATCGCAGCTGGTATAATCGTGCCATGGTTGAACCGGTCTTTGGATTTTGTACCCAGAATGAGTATGAACTTTTTTTAGACACGGTGACCAACTTTGAAGATTCCTTTACGAGGCATGATACACGTTTGATCAAGATCTATCTGAGTGTTTCAAAAGAGATACAAAATGAACGTTTTGAAAAACGCCGGACCGATCCTTTGAGACAATGGAAACTGAGTGAAATAGATATGCAGGCACAGGCCATGTGGAATGAGTTCACGCATAAAAAGAGAATTATGCTCGAACGCACACATACACCCGAGTCTCCATGGCATATCATTCGTTCAAATGATAAACATAAAGCACGTATTGAAGCGATGAAGCTGATATTGAGAGAACTTGATTTTAAAGAACAGGATTCCACAGTTGATCTGAAAGCAGATGAGAATATTCTGGTCTCTGTCGAGGCTGAAATATTAGGTTGACAGTATGATCTGAAATGATATCTGAAAGGTAAAATCATGGCACATGTAGAACATCTGGTCGATACACTGCATCTGGAAGATTTGGATAACAGTCATCATCCTTCTATTTTTGATGAAAATGATGAATATGATATGCTTATTGTACGTCTTCCTGTCATTACTGAGAAGCTTGAAGCGGTCTCGTTGGGGTTTATTATTACGAAGGATACCAGTTATCTCTTCAATGCCAAAAAGGGTAGACTAGAAGCGTTGGAGAGTCGATTTGAAGGGCCGCATCAAAAAATAGATACCATGCTGGACCATTTACTTAAATCCTTTCACACCTATCAGGATCAGATCTCTGACATGGAAGAGACACTCTATGAAGGTACGGTAAAAACGAACTTTATGACACAGTGGCTCACTTTAAAAAGAGATATTTTACGGGTAGAACGTATCATGCACCGTACTTCAGCTGTCATGCAGGATATGATCCAGTATTATGAGACGGATGGGAGTTTTCCCTTGAACCATTATATAGATATTCACGAGCACTGTGAACGTATTTTACGCTCTGCAACACTGCAGCTTTCAAAACTGGATTATCTCTATAATTTTTACAATACACGTACCAATGAAAAAATGAATCGTCTCATTTTTCTTCTTA
The sequence above is drawn from the Sulfurovum sp. TSL1 genome and encodes:
- a CDS encoding succinylglutamate desuccinylase/aspartoacylase family protein, producing the protein MRHNPFILGGEEIPRGTQRRVEIELPSFYGTPTSLTAYVIRGKKAGPTVFISAAIHGDELNGIEIIRRLRQLHLLTKLKGTLILVPIVNIYGAINLSRYLPDRRDLNRSFPGHSTGALASRLAKTFFDEIVSKCDLGIDLHTASIHKDNLPQVRTNINNEHTLSLAYAFEAPVILHSELRDGSLRAVAQDRGIPILLYEAGEALRLDEKSIKIGVKGIINVLRANEMLPVRVKKSSRIKPVLTKNSKWIRAHESGMIQTMKQLGTVVEEGDIIARIHSLFDDQSYEVTAPFDGIIIGKTQIPLIHEGDAAFHIAALKDIQIAEERMEPFHQDETLMEIPIVDERIV
- the ppk2 gene encoding polyphosphate kinase 2, whose protein sequence is MHEEIIEKLRKENALLRQTHTEADIYYTRMKELEIYQAQLVKLLTHIEEKSQKVIVLFEGRDAAGKGSLIGSIAQYLNPKHCRSVALGKPTDEERSQWYFQKYIKHFPRGGELVLFDRSWYNRAMVEPVFGFCTQNEYELFLDTVTNFEDSFTRHDTRLIKIYLSVSKEIQNERFEKRRTDPLRQWKLSEIDMQAQAMWNEFTHKKRIMLERTHTPESPWHIIRSNDKHKARIEAMKLILRELDFKEQDSTVDLKADENILVSVEAEILG
- a CDS encoding CorA family divalent cation transporter, which codes for MAHVEHLVDTLHLEDLDNSHHPSIFDENDEYDMLIVRLPVITEKLEAVSLGFIITKDTSYLFNAKKGRLEALESRFEGPHQKIDTMLDHLLKSFHTYQDQISDMEETLYEGTVKTNFMTQWLTLKRDILRVERIMHRTSAVMQDMIQYYETDGSFPLNHYIDIHEHCERILRSATLQLSKLDYLYNFYNTRTNEKMNRLIFLLTIISAVFLPLNLIVGFFGMNTSGLPFTEGSSGTFSVIVGLVFLVLTTSLGVFVWRRKIEYSE